A window from gamma proteobacterium SS-5 encodes these proteins:
- a CDS encoding hydrogenase small subunit, with protein sequence MFDQPLSRRDFLKRIYAALVTVGASSFLSFEDLLAADAASPDDRLNVVWLHGTSCSGCSCSFLDIEYVSVPDILTRFTNMIFHPDISLATGDQVTGLLDRLHASDMPYLLVLEGGIPVGMPHACIMGGRPFVDWMKPLAAKASAVVAAGTCAALGGIPKMEGMITGSHTLAEFLRREGLEKPLVNLPGCPMKPEHLVYTLLHYIRVGRMPEMDASQRPLRFFEHSIHDRCVYYADFQEKYFAKKIGDPGCLLKLGCQGPVTHSDCMINGHNGNTNTCIRAGHPCIGCADEHFPRKVMLHSFDDKRFARKRRPF encoded by the coding sequence GTGTTCGATCAACCCCTATCCCGGCGTGATTTCCTCAAGCGCATCTACGCGGCCCTGGTCACCGTAGGCGCGTCCTCTTTTCTCAGTTTTGAAGACCTGCTGGCGGCCGATGCGGCAAGCCCGGATGACCGGCTCAATGTGGTCTGGCTGCACGGCACCTCCTGCAGCGGCTGCTCGTGCAGCTTTCTGGATATCGAATATGTCTCGGTGCCGGACATACTGACCCGCTTCACCAACATGATCTTCCACCCGGACATCTCCCTGGCCACGGGGGATCAGGTGACCGGCCTGCTGGATCGGCTGCACGCCTCGGACATGCCCTACCTGCTGGTGCTGGAGGGTGGCATCCCGGTAGGCATGCCCCATGCCTGCATCATGGGCGGGCGGCCCTTTGTCGATTGGATGAAACCCCTGGCGGCCAAGGCCAGCGCCGTGGTGGCGGCCGGTACCTGCGCCGCCCTCGGCGGTATCCCCAAGATGGAGGGCATGATCACCGGCTCCCACACCCTGGCCGAGTTCCTGCGGCGCGAGGGCCTGGAAAAACCCCTGGTCAACCTGCCGGGCTGCCCGATGAAGCCCGAGCACCTGGTCTATACCCTGCTGCACTACATCCGCGTTGGGCGCATGCCGGAGATGGACGCCTCGCAACGGCCGCTGCGCTTCTTTGAGCACAGTATCCATGATCGCTGCGTCTATTACGCCGATTTTCAGGAGAAGTACTTCGCGAAAAAGATCGGCGACCCCGGCTGTCTGCTCAAGCTCGGCTGCCAAGGCCCGGTGACCCACAGCGACTGCATGATCAACGGCCACAACGGCAACACCAACACCTGCATCCGCGCCGGCCATCCCTGCATCGGCTGCGCCGATGAGCACTTCCCGCGCAAGGTCATGCTGCACAGCTTCGATGACAAGCGCTTTGCCCGCAAACGGAGGCCCTTCTGA